The following proteins are encoded in a genomic region of Lutra lutra chromosome 16, mLutLut1.2, whole genome shotgun sequence:
- the LOC125086712 gene encoding LOW QUALITY PROTEIN: zinc finger protein 624-like (The sequence of the model RefSeq protein was modified relative to this genomic sequence to represent the inferred CDS: inserted 1 base in 1 codon; substituted 2 bases at 2 genomic stop codons) — MSGFQLERGTQRKRLWLLWFFSVGPLDPVTFKDVAIDFTLEEWRLMDPSQRKLHKDVMLENYRNLVSLGLAVSKPEMISHLEAGKGPWVVVREIARTPYPELETKPAIKNAVSTEDISEDVSQETVIDKLTENGLWNSRMGGLWKRNERIFRLQNSQENYLNQKIVTHKKIPSGQRRFXFGSFLFPEAGIITEEPHSKCQTHENFTGNLDLITDTHLEKKLYKDTEGSKAIRPTSELTLGQKYNNKEKPYKCSTCEKSFHCRSLLIQHQRTHTKEKPYECNECGKMFSQPSYLSQHKKIHTGEKPYKCNECGKAFIKYSYLTVHHRMHTGEKPYKCNECGKAFMRSSSLIVHQRIHTREKPYKCTDCERAFAKVVNLKEHQKIHTGVKPYKCCDCEKSFRTKSYLIVHQRTHTGEKPYKCNECEKAFTNTSQLTVHQKIHSREKPYKCDVCGKAFRSSXYLTVHRLTHTGEKPYTCKKCGKGCITPWRLTCHQRIYTGERPYKCEECGKAFRTNSDLIVHLRVHTGEKPYKCNECGKAFRTNSDLTVHLKKHTXEKPYKCNECGKVFRRNSGFKTHQRIHTGEEPFKCNDCGKAFSHLVHFTGHQKTHSREKPYKCDVCGKAFRRGSYLTVHWRTHTGEKPYTCKKCGKGCITLSLLTRHQRIHTGERPYKCEECGKAFRSNSDLTIHLRVHTGEKPYKCNECGKVFRNKSGFNKHQRTHTGVKPFKCNDCGKHLATWYMSQNIRKSIAGRNPINVMSVEKPLGVVHTLQCISEHILEKNPIHVRNVEKVISLYCC; from the exons gatCCCGTGACGTTTAAAGATGTGGCTATAGACTTCACGTTAGAAGAGTGGAGGTTGATGGACCCTTCACAGAGGAAACTACACAAGGATGTGATGCTAGAGAATTATAGGAATCTTGTCTCCCTGG GGCTTGCAGTTTCCAAACCAGAAATGATATCTCATTTGGAGGCTGGAAAAGGACCATGGGTGGTAGTGAGAGAAATTGCAAGAACCCCCTACCCAG agtTGGAGACCAAACCTGCAATCAAGAATGCTGTATCAACAGAGGATATTTCTGAAGATGTATCACAAGAGACCGTAATAGATAAACTCACAGAGAATGGTCTATGGAACTCCAGAATGGGAGGATTATGGAAACGGAATGAAAGGATATTTAGATTGCAAAATAGTCAGGAAAATTATTTGAATCAAAAAATAGTTACTCACAAGAAAATTCCCTCTGGTCAAAGAAGAT aatttggatcttttctttttcctgaagcaGGCATTATCACAGAAGAACCCCACAGCAAATGCCAAACACATGAGAATTTCACTGGGAATTTAGATTTGATTACAGATACCCATCTGGAGAAAAAACTTTACAAGGATACAGAAGGCAGTAAAGCCATAAGGCCTACTTCAGAACTTACCTTGGggcaaaaatacaataataaagaaaagcccTATAAATGTAGTACATGTGAAAAGTCCTTTCATTGTAGGTCATTACTCATTCAACATCAGAGAACTCACACTAAAGAAAAACCTTAcgaatgtaatgaatgtgggaaaatgTTTAGCCAGCCTTCATATCTCAGTCAACATAAAAAAATTCACACAGGagaaaaaccctataaatgtaatgaatgtgggaaagcatTCATTAAGTATTCATACCTTACTGTACACCACAGAATGcatacaggagagaaaccttataaatgtaatgaatgtggaaagGCCTTCATGCGTTCTTCATCCCTAATTGTACATCAGAGGATTCATACTAGAGAGAAACCATATAAATGCACTGACTGTGAGAGGGCATTTGCCAAAGTGGTAAATCTCAAAGAGCATCAGAAAATTcatactgggg TGAAACCTTATAAATGCTGTGATTGTGAAAAATCGTTCAGGACTAAGTCATATCTTATTGTACATCAAAGGACccatactggagaaaaaccatATAAGTGTAATGAATGTGAGAAAGCTTTCACTAATACATCACAACTTACTGTAC ATCAGAAAATCCATAGCagagagaaaccctataaatgtgATGTCTGTGGAAAAGCCTTTAGGAGTAGTTAATACCTTACAGTGCATAGGCTAACacatactggagaaaaaccctatACATGTAAGAAATGTGGAAAAGGTTGTATCACTCCATGGCGGCTAACTTGCCACCAGAGAATTTATACTGGGGAAAGGCCCTATAAATGTGAAGAATGTGGAAAGGCCTTCAGAACCAACTCAGACCTTATTGTACATCTGAGGGtgcatactggagaaaaaccctataaatgtaatgaatgtgggaaagccttcagaaCCAACTCAGACCTTACTGTACATCTGAAGAAGCATACTTGagaaaaaccctataaatgtaaTGAGTGTGGGAAGGTTTTCAGAAGGAACTCAGGCTTTAAGACCCATCAAAGAATACATACTGGAGAGGAACCATTTAAGTGTAATGACTGTGGGAAAGCATTTAGCCACTTGGTACATTTCACAGGACATCAGAAAACCCATAGCagagagaaaccctataaatgtgATGTCTGTGGAAAAGCCTTTAGGAGAGGTTCTTACCTTACAGTGCATTGGCGAACacatactggagaaaaaccctatACATGTAAGAAATGTGGAAAAGGTTGTATCACTCTATCACTGCTAACTCgccatcagagaattcatactggggAAAGGCCCTATAAATGTGaagaatgtggaaaagccttcagaaGCAACTCAGACCTTACTATTCATCTGAGGGTacatactggagaaaaaccctataaatgtaaTGAGTGTGGCaaagttttcagaaataaatcagGCTTTAATAAGCACCAAAGAACACATACTGGAGTGAAACCATTTAAGTGTAACGACTGTGGAAAGCATTTAGCCACATGGTACATGTCACAGAACATCAGAAAATCCATAGCGGggagaaaccctataaatgtgATGTCTGTGGAAAAGCCTTTAGGAGTAGTTCATACCTTACAGTGCATAAGCGAACacatactggagaaaaaccctatacatgtaaggaatgtggaaaaGGTTATATCACTCTATTGCTGCTAA